A genomic window from Anthocerotibacter panamensis C109 includes:
- the miaB gene encoding tRNA (N6-isopentenyl adenosine(37)-C2)-methylthiotransferase MiaB: MPQHYQITTFGCQMNKADSERMAGILDSLGYLATEDPLAADLVVFNTCSIRDGAEQKLYSYLGIHAHRKHQNPALTLVVAGCVAQQEGTKLLRRVPEVDLVMGPQHVDQLSTLLERVADGEQVVATDPREIPEDLIQPRRQNDLSAWVNVIYGCNERCTYCIVPYTRGVEQSRTPEAIYQEVLNLSERGYKEITLLGQNIDAYGRDIGSNLASLLRTVHAAPGLERIRFATSHPRYFTEELIATCAELPKVCNHFHIPFQSGDNQVLSRMARGYSHQRYRTIIDTVRSHIPDAAISGDAIVGFPGETEEQFLNTVQLVEDLQFEAVNTAAYSPRPGTPAAHWPDQISEQDKMDRLQRLNRAVDNSARICSQRYLGRVEEVLIEAPNPKDSTQVMGRTRSNRLVFCPGDITHLRGQTVSVRITAARSFSLTGALLPVPAR, from the coding sequence ATGCCTCAGCATTACCAGATCACCACCTTTGGCTGCCAGATGAATAAAGCTGACTCGGAGCGCATGGCAGGCATCCTAGATAGCCTAGGCTACCTCGCCACGGAAGACCCCTTGGCAGCAGACTTGGTGGTTTTTAATACCTGCTCCATCCGCGACGGAGCCGAGCAAAAACTTTACTCCTACCTAGGTATCCACGCCCACCGCAAACACCAAAATCCCGCCCTCACCCTCGTAGTCGCAGGCTGCGTCGCCCAACAGGAAGGGACAAAACTCCTGCGCCGCGTGCCTGAAGTAGATCTGGTCATGGGACCACAACACGTAGACCAACTCTCCACGCTCCTAGAACGAGTAGCTGACGGAGAGCAGGTTGTGGCGACCGACCCACGCGAGATCCCCGAAGACCTTATCCAGCCACGCCGCCAAAACGACCTCTCTGCCTGGGTCAACGTCATCTACGGCTGCAACGAGCGCTGCACCTACTGCATCGTGCCCTATACCCGAGGGGTAGAGCAGTCGCGCACCCCCGAAGCCATCTATCAAGAAGTCCTCAACCTGAGCGAACGCGGCTACAAAGAAATCACCCTCTTGGGCCAGAACATCGACGCCTATGGTCGGGACATTGGGAGCAATCTGGCCTCTTTATTGCGCACTGTCCACGCTGCTCCAGGTCTTGAGCGCATCCGCTTTGCCACCTCGCACCCCCGCTACTTCACCGAGGAGCTGATCGCCACCTGCGCCGAGCTACCCAAGGTCTGCAACCACTTTCACATCCCCTTCCAGTCGGGGGACAACCAGGTCTTGAGCCGCATGGCACGGGGCTATTCCCACCAACGCTACCGCACCATCATCGATACCGTGCGCAGCCATATCCCGGATGCAGCGATCAGTGGGGATGCCATCGTAGGCTTTCCGGGGGAGACCGAGGAACAGTTTCTCAATACAGTGCAGTTAGTCGAAGATCTCCAGTTCGAAGCGGTGAACACTGCTGCCTATTCACCCCGTCCCGGTACACCCGCCGCCCATTGGCCCGACCAAATCTCTGAGCAAGACAAAATGGACCGCTTGCAACGGCTCAATCGGGCTGTCGATAACAGCGCCCGTATCTGCTCTCAACGCTACTTAGGCCGCGTCGAAGAAGTCCTCATCGAAGCCCCTAACCCCAAAGACAGCACCCAAGTCATGGGTCGCACCCGCTCCAACCGCTTGGTCTTCTGCCCCGGCGACATCACGCACCTGCGCGGCCAAACCGTCTCTGTGCGCATCACCGCCGCCCGTAGCTTTAGTCTGACCGGAGCATTGCTGCCGGTACCCGCACGTTAG
- a CDS encoding histidine phosphatase family protein, which yields MVRHGQSSWNSKGWIQGRCDESILTALGEEQARRTGEVLAAVTFDQGYASPLRRAQHTAQIIWQDRPTPLISLPELIEIDLPPWQGMTPQEVARQFPERFVVYRQTPAHFELEGRYPVVELWAQARSAWEQILKSPGHCLLVVAHNAINQALLSTALGLGPASFRILAQGNGGISVLNFQDDGQAQLESLNQTAHLTPPLPPKKAPSRVLLVRHGETQWNREGRFQGQMDIPLNATGFAQAQGTAELLKDIAIDRVISSPLQRPFQTAETIVAPHPALALTTLADLQEISHGTWEGKLHTQVEAEYPGMLAQWNQHPETVQMPEGEDLNAVWERTRRAWSQILDGAEDKTTLVVAHDAINKAILCLLTDLGPAAFWRFKQGNGAVTVIDYPDGVQGRGVLTTVNYTGHLGSSVFDCTAEGAL from the coding sequence TTGGTCCGTCACGGACAGAGTAGTTGGAATAGCAAGGGCTGGATTCAGGGACGGTGTGATGAGTCAATCCTCACCGCACTCGGCGAAGAACAAGCCCGACGTACAGGGGAAGTGCTGGCTGCTGTCACCTTTGACCAAGGCTATGCAAGCCCCTTGCGACGAGCACAGCACACCGCCCAAATCATCTGGCAAGACCGCCCGACGCCGCTGATTAGCTTGCCTGAACTTATAGAAATCGACCTGCCCCCCTGGCAAGGGATGACCCCCCAAGAAGTAGCACGGCAATTTCCTGAACGCTTTGTGGTCTATCGGCAGACCCCCGCGCACTTTGAACTGGAGGGGCGCTATCCGGTGGTGGAACTCTGGGCACAGGCTCGAAGCGCTTGGGAGCAGATCCTGAAAAGCCCCGGTCATTGCCTCCTCGTCGTCGCCCATAACGCCATCAATCAAGCCCTACTCTCTACCGCTCTTGGATTGGGTCCGGCATCCTTTCGGATCTTGGCTCAGGGTAACGGCGGCATCAGCGTGTTAAATTTCCAGGACGACGGGCAAGCCCAACTTGAATCTTTAAACCAAACAGCCCACCTAACTCCCCCCCTCCCCCCCAAAAAAGCTCCGTCGCGCGTTCTTCTGGTGCGCCACGGTGAGACCCAATGGAACCGTGAGGGCCGTTTTCAGGGTCAGATGGATATCCCCCTCAACGCGACGGGCTTCGCACAAGCCCAAGGCACGGCGGAGCTTTTGAAAGATATTGCCATTGACCGGGTCATCTCCAGCCCGCTCCAGCGTCCGTTCCAGACCGCCGAGACCATCGTCGCCCCACATCCTGCCCTCGCCCTCACCACGCTTGCGGACCTCCAGGAAATTTCTCATGGCACTTGGGAAGGTAAGCTCCACACCCAGGTCGAAGCGGAGTATCCTGGTATGCTTGCCCAATGGAACCAGCATCCTGAGACCGTCCAGATGCCCGAAGGTGAGGATTTAAATGCGGTCTGGGAACGGACCCGACGCGCCTGGAGCCAGATCCTGGACGGGGCTGAGGACAAAACTACCCTCGTCGTCGCCCATGACGCCATCAACAAAGCTATCCTCTGCCTGTTGACCGATTTGGGACCAGCAGCTTTCTGGCGCTTCAAGCAGGGCAACGGAGCGGTGACAGTGATTGACTACCCGGACGGGGTCCAGGGTCGTGGCGTGCTCACGACTGTCAACTATACGGGTCATTTGGGCAGTTCGGTCTTTGACTGCACTGCCGAGGGTGCTCTTTAA
- a CDS encoding S9 family peptidase has translation MERRFCTMVLGLAIVMGMAPPSPAAPAQTPTIDQSLSLSSVTRAVISPDGRLVVYQVQGTNWTDNAFETELWIATTDGSTRYPLTHAKKSSSEPVWSPDSKQIAFLSDRNGSRQIYLIAPGGGEARQLTFGDEPVKALRWSPDGKYLAFSAEPPQSKPAKERKEKYGDFEVVKGDYTMTHLWLLEVAREAVQQPPQALTEGTSFSVDDFSWSPESKRIAFSASRDPDLSSTDTFDIYVLNLGDHAVQKIVSTPGPDRNPVWSPDGSEIAYETAAGDPNFFYTNTYLAVVPSRGGASRVLTRTFDEEANLLAWSTGAIYFSALQKTASHLFRLDPKTQAIAQVSDPDPLVLSQFTCTQTCTQAAFIAAQPDTYPEVYTTALQTFKPQRLTTLGEQFKPFRLAQREVVTWTSSDGTPIEGVLFKPADFDPKKKYPLLVVIHGGPTGVDQPILRADRYYPIEQFVAKGALVLKPNYRGSAGYGQKFRALNVRNLGLGDYADILSGVDHLIAQGLVDSRRVGAMGWSQGGYISAFITTYSDRFRAVSVGAGISDWVTYYVNTDIHPFTRQYLQATPWNDPEIYRKTSPMSYIQTAKTPTLIQHGENDRRVPIPNAYELYQGLEDQGIPVKMLVYKGFGHSIDKPRQQRSILEENYAWFSRWIWGEKMPSSGSNSWVSSTRSATQ, from the coding sequence ATGGAGCGAAGATTCTGCACGATGGTACTGGGGTTGGCGATAGTCATGGGCATGGCGCCCCCAAGCCCTGCTGCTCCCGCCCAGACCCCGACCATTGACCAATCCCTGAGCTTGAGCAGCGTCACGCGAGCCGTCATCTCCCCCGATGGTCGGCTGGTCGTCTATCAGGTTCAAGGGACCAACTGGACAGACAACGCCTTCGAAACAGAACTCTGGATCGCCACCACGGATGGCAGTACCCGCTATCCCTTGACCCACGCTAAAAAGTCGAGCAGTGAACCCGTCTGGTCCCCAGACAGCAAGCAGATCGCCTTTCTCTCTGACCGCAACGGCAGCCGCCAAATCTATCTGATTGCTCCAGGGGGGGGTGAAGCCCGCCAACTCACGTTTGGGGACGAGCCGGTGAAAGCCCTCCGCTGGTCGCCCGACGGCAAATACCTCGCCTTCAGCGCCGAACCGCCCCAGAGCAAGCCCGCCAAAGAGCGCAAGGAGAAGTACGGCGACTTTGAGGTCGTGAAGGGCGACTACACCATGACCCACCTCTGGTTGCTAGAAGTGGCGCGCGAAGCCGTCCAGCAACCACCCCAAGCTTTGACCGAGGGCACATCGTTTAGCGTAGACGACTTCTCCTGGTCACCGGAATCCAAGCGCATTGCCTTCAGCGCAAGCCGTGACCCGGACCTCAGTTCCACAGACACCTTTGATATCTATGTGCTCAACTTGGGCGACCACGCAGTCCAAAAAATCGTCAGCACTCCCGGACCCGACCGGAATCCCGTCTGGTCTCCTGATGGCAGTGAGATCGCCTACGAGACTGCCGCTGGTGACCCAAACTTTTTCTATACCAACACCTACCTCGCCGTGGTGCCTTCTCGTGGCGGGGCAAGCCGCGTGCTGACCCGGACCTTCGACGAAGAAGCCAACTTGCTCGCTTGGTCTACAGGAGCCATCTATTTCTCAGCCCTCCAGAAGACCGCCTCCCACCTGTTTCGCCTCGATCCCAAGACCCAGGCTATCGCGCAGGTGAGTGACCCGGACCCCTTGGTGCTCTCTCAGTTCACCTGCACCCAGACGTGTACCCAAGCCGCGTTCATCGCCGCTCAACCCGATACCTACCCAGAGGTCTACACCACCGCCCTCCAGACCTTCAAGCCGCAACGCCTGACCACGCTGGGCGAGCAGTTCAAACCCTTTCGGCTGGCCCAACGGGAGGTCGTCACCTGGACTTCCAGTGACGGTACCCCCATCGAAGGCGTCCTGTTCAAACCCGCCGATTTCGATCCTAAAAAGAAATATCCACTCCTTGTCGTCATCCACGGCGGACCAACCGGGGTAGACCAACCCATCCTCCGCGCCGACCGCTACTATCCCATCGAACAGTTTGTGGCGAAAGGAGCCCTAGTACTCAAGCCCAACTACCGGGGCTCCGCTGGCTACGGCCAAAAATTCCGGGCGCTGAATGTCCGCAATCTCGGCTTGGGGGACTACGCCGATATCCTCTCTGGGGTGGACCATCTCATTGCGCAGGGGCTGGTCGATAGCCGTCGCGTGGGGGCGATGGGCTGGAGCCAAGGGGGTTATATCTCAGCGTTCATCACCACTTACAGCGACCGCTTCCGGGCTGTCTCTGTCGGGGCGGGCATCTCCGACTGGGTCACCTACTATGTCAATACCGATATCCATCCCTTCACCCGTCAGTACCTCCAAGCCACCCCCTGGAACGACCCCGAAATCTACCGCAAGACCTCCCCGATGTCCTATATCCAGACCGCCAAAACCCCAACCTTGATCCAGCATGGCGAAAACGACCGCCGCGTCCCGATCCCCAACGCCTACGAACTCTACCAGGGCCTCGAAGACCAGGGCATCCCCGTGAAAATGCTCGTCTACAAAGGTTTCGGCCACAGCATCGACAAACCCCGCCAACAGCGCTCTATCCTCGAAGAAAACTACGCTTGGTTTAGCCGGTGGATCTGGGGCGAGAAAATGCCCTCATCTGGGAGCAACAGTTGGGTCAGTTCCACCAGGTCTGCCACCCAATAG
- a CDS encoding HAD family hydrolase, producing MVKLPWPLVIFDFDGTLVDSTAGIVWAMEQTIQELGLPPAWVELWQEMIGLPLEVQACKLLAGEPEAAWTRLQETYRHFYHDAHALPFAGIEGLLAGLVASGARLAIASSKRKAGIMRLLTAREWTFPFEPIVTPDVVSRPKPDRESIEQILAHHGLPREQAIFIGDSIFDVQTAVHAQITACAVGWGVHSKADLLTAGADYWVADLVELTQLLLPDEGIFSPQIHRLNQA from the coding sequence ATGGTAAAGCTCCCTTGGCCTCTGGTCATTTTTGATTTTGATGGCACGCTCGTAGACAGCACGGCGGGAATCGTCTGGGCTATGGAGCAGACTATCCAGGAGCTAGGTCTTCCCCCGGCTTGGGTAGAACTGTGGCAGGAGATGATCGGTTTGCCCCTGGAAGTGCAGGCTTGTAAGCTACTTGCTGGTGAGCCAGAAGCGGCTTGGACGCGCTTGCAAGAGACCTATCGCCATTTTTACCATGATGCTCACGCGCTGCCTTTTGCGGGGATAGAGGGGCTGTTGGCGGGGTTGGTGGCGAGCGGGGCGCGGTTGGCTATTGCCTCTAGCAAGCGTAAGGCGGGGATTATGCGGCTCCTAACAGCGCGGGAATGGACCTTTCCTTTTGAGCCTATCGTCACGCCGGATGTCGTTAGCCGCCCCAAGCCAGACCGTGAATCCATCGAACAAATCCTTGCTCATCATGGCCTGCCTCGGGAACAGGCCATTTTTATCGGGGATTCGATTTTTGATGTGCAGACGGCGGTGCATGCGCAGATCACTGCTTGTGCCGTGGGGTGGGGGGTGCACTCCAAAGCGGATCTGTTGACGGCGGGGGCGGACTATTGGGTGGCAGACCTGGTGGAACTGACCCAACTGTTGCTCCCAGATGAGGGCATTTTCTCGCCCCAGATCCACCGGCTAAACCAAGCGTAG
- a CDS encoding PrsW family intramembrane metalloprotease, with amino-acid sequence MNLQSLGLVSAAIAPAVIFLGGITLRPRYPWWSNTPLVAGAVLAGCAAAFAALAVEAALTVQPWTITNLGGLAFFTLAGVGLVEEGAKFLLLRAALWRFSSFQEAYDGIILATAVGLGFGATENISYVLDSGYEVALARAFTAVPLHGMLGVILGFYLGQAKVWEVQEGKPRWGLLGTGLALAALGHGFYDFLAFQSSPVAETLLWGSLATLALWSWRLVVRSRQWSPSWGGGSLPFEEPHYVAPPLTPRAPWLAALLGLIPGLGQLYNREWQKGAYLMAVGGINILVLLGLWFLVSDPQTALLTLLGWGLLLGPDPAEFVGALQQSPALPLMGTLMFSLSVLGAVDAYWVARNNRFDYLEAPSLRVSWLQSVALAYAGHLLAAVFLVLIPILGGGGGQQGKEHKETSGTLPLVFDLVSEPTTLLGHDERPVGRPEGKDKENRREKPSVKAPSTLGLGQKLKPQTGESSQTAKGVPHSYNDYISGELRREQEKYDLYFSRLLPGEYTVVQYRVSSSGEIYDVQVLAEHTTAPPYVAQLAVEEVLRLNPLLPPPTQGRELMVTELFWQYEQVGAPGSLEDRLSRLPDGRQIEVLE; translated from the coding sequence ATGAATTTGCAGAGCTTGGGTTTAGTCAGTGCCGCCATCGCCCCGGCTGTTATTTTTTTAGGGGGGATCACCCTGCGCCCCCGTTATCCCTGGTGGTCGAATACTCCGCTGGTGGCAGGGGCGGTGCTCGCTGGATGTGCCGCTGCTTTTGCTGCTTTGGCGGTGGAGGCCGCCCTCACCGTACAGCCTTGGACCATCACCAATCTGGGTGGCCTCGCCTTTTTTACCCTGGCTGGCGTGGGGCTGGTGGAGGAAGGGGCGAAGTTTTTGTTGCTCAGAGCGGCGCTGTGGCGGTTTAGTAGCTTTCAGGAAGCCTACGACGGGATCATTCTGGCTACGGCAGTAGGTTTGGGCTTTGGGGCGACCGAGAATATTTCTTATGTTTTGGATTCCGGCTATGAAGTGGCACTGGCTCGGGCTTTTACGGCGGTGCCCCTCCATGGGATGTTGGGGGTGATCCTGGGCTTTTACCTAGGACAGGCCAAGGTCTGGGAAGTGCAGGAGGGCAAACCGCGCTGGGGATTGTTGGGCACAGGGTTGGCTTTGGCTGCGCTGGGGCACGGATTTTATGATTTTTTGGCTTTCCAGAGCAGTCCGGTGGCAGAGACATTGCTTTGGGGGTCGCTTGCGACGCTTGCCCTGTGGAGTTGGCGGCTGGTGGTCCGCTCGCGGCAGTGGTCTCCGAGTTGGGGCGGGGGGTCTCTGCCTTTTGAGGAACCACATTATGTGGCCCCGCCACTCACCCCGCGTGCCCCCTGGCTAGCAGCACTCCTGGGGCTAATTCCGGGACTGGGGCAGCTATACAACCGCGAATGGCAGAAGGGTGCCTATCTGATGGCGGTAGGGGGGATCAATATCCTGGTCCTCCTTGGGTTGTGGTTTTTGGTCAGCGACCCGCAGACAGCGCTGTTGACCCTGCTGGGGTGGGGCTTGTTATTGGGGCCGGACCCGGCAGAATTTGTGGGTGCGCTCCAGCAGAGTCCGGCCCTACCGCTGATGGGGACGTTGATGTTTTCGCTGAGTGTGCTGGGAGCGGTGGACGCCTACTGGGTCGCCCGCAACAACCGCTTCGACTACCTTGAGGCTCCTTCGTTGCGGGTCTCCTGGTTGCAGTCTGTGGCGCTGGCTTATGCTGGACATCTGTTGGCGGCAGTCTTCCTGGTGCTCATCCCGATCCTGGGTGGGGGCGGAGGGCAGCAGGGCAAAGAGCACAAAGAAACTTCGGGCACCCTGCCTTTGGTCTTTGATCTAGTTAGTGAACCGACGACGCTCCTGGGTCACGACGAGCGCCCTGTCGGTCGTCCTGAGGGCAAGGATAAGGAGAACCGCCGCGAGAAACCCAGTGTCAAAGCACCTTCGACACTGGGCCTCGGCCAAAAGCTCAAACCCCAAACCGGTGAATCTTCTCAAACCGCCAAGGGTGTCCCCCATTCCTACAACGACTACATCTCCGGCGAATTGCGCCGAGAACAAGAGAAGTACGACCTCTATTTCTCGCGGCTACTCCCTGGAGAGTACACAGTAGTGCAGTATCGGGTCAGCTCGAGCGGTGAAATCTACGATGTGCAGGTCTTGGCCGAACATACGACAGCACCGCCCTACGTCGCCCAACTGGCTGTCGAAGAAGTCTTGCGGCTCAACCCACTCTTGCCCCCGCCGACACAGGGACGGGAGTTGATGGTGACGGAATTATTCTGGCAATATGAACAGGTGGGAGCCCCAGGAAGTCTTGAGGACCGCTTGAGTCGCCTGCCCGATGGCCGTCAAATCGAGGTTTTGGAATGA
- a CDS encoding RNA polymerase sigma factor, RpoD/SigA family — MDLNRMLVNEGTPNGFEDLGLEEGIQVEMEVTRRSSREGSSTDLVRLYLQEIGKVPLLKRDEEVELARQVQHMMGLINLKSPEEKKLGRALTREEWSQLVNKPWNILNSELNLGTRAKKKMTEANLRLVVSVAKKYQNRGLELLDLVQEGTLGLERAVEKFDPTKGYRFSTYAYWWIRQGITRAIATQSRTIRLPVHVTEKLNRIKKAQRRLSQTLGRTATLAEIADSVQMDIMEVRDLLSRVPRAVSLDTKVGKDKDTELGELLESEAQTPEQAVTREALERDIAGLLETLNSRERDVLRMRYGLVDGRTYSLSEIGQILDLSRERVRQIETKAFQKLRQPKRRLRIKDYLETLE; from the coding sequence ATGGATCTCAACAGGATGCTGGTGAATGAGGGGACGCCCAACGGGTTCGAGGATCTGGGTCTCGAAGAGGGGATTCAGGTAGAAATGGAGGTGACTCGTCGCTCCAGTCGTGAAGGCTCATCCACCGATCTGGTTCGCCTGTACCTCCAGGAGATTGGCAAGGTGCCGCTCCTGAAGCGGGATGAAGAAGTGGAACTCGCCCGACAAGTGCAGCACATGATGGGCCTCATCAACCTAAAGAGCCCGGAAGAAAAAAAACTGGGCCGCGCACTCACCCGCGAAGAGTGGTCACAACTTGTCAATAAACCCTGGAATATCCTGAACAGCGAACTTAACTTGGGGACGCGTGCCAAGAAGAAAATGACTGAGGCCAACCTGCGGTTGGTAGTATCTGTAGCCAAGAAATACCAGAATCGGGGTCTGGAATTGCTGGATCTGGTCCAAGAGGGGACTTTGGGTCTGGAGCGTGCTGTCGAGAAGTTTGATCCGACCAAAGGCTATCGGTTTAGTACCTACGCCTACTGGTGGATTCGTCAGGGCATCACCCGCGCGATTGCAACCCAATCACGGACCATTCGTCTGCCGGTCCACGTCACCGAAAAGCTCAACCGCATCAAAAAGGCCCAGCGTCGTCTCTCCCAAACCCTTGGTCGGACCGCGACTTTGGCGGAGATCGCCGACTCCGTACAGATGGACATCATGGAGGTGCGTGACCTCTTGAGCCGTGTGCCGCGGGCGGTCTCCCTAGATACCAAGGTCGGCAAGGACAAGGACACTGAATTGGGAGAACTCCTGGAGTCTGAAGCCCAAACTCCTGAACAAGCAGTGACCCGTGAGGCTCTAGAGCGCGATATCGCAGGGCTTCTGGAGACCCTCAACAGCCGCGAACGCGACGTGCTGCGTATGCGCTACGGTCTGGTGGACGGGCGGACCTATTCGCTGTCGGAGATTGGACAGATCCTCGACCTCTCGCGCGAGCGGGTCCGTCAGATTGAGACCAAGGCTTTCCAGAAACTACGCCAGCCCAAACGCCGCTTGCGGATCAAGGACTACCTGGAAACGCTAGAGTAG
- the sixA gene encoding phosphohistidine phosphatase SixA → MDLFFVRHGLAVDKAIPDMTRPLTREGVRRTRKVAEFLKSHGVYWEMLLTSPLVRALETAHVLQDAGLSKQLEIFAPLAPGGDFRLFQDWLNEQEPKSTAALVGHRPDLGLWVEQLVYGQASGKLVLKKSGVARVLWEPDQAELLWLLTPGLMEA, encoded by the coding sequence ATGGACCTTTTTTTCGTGCGCCACGGACTGGCGGTGGATAAGGCAATCCCGGACATGACCCGTCCCTTGACGCGTGAGGGTGTCCGTCGGACCCGAAAGGTGGCGGAATTTCTGAAGAGCCACGGGGTTTACTGGGAGATGCTCCTCACCAGTCCGCTGGTCCGGGCCTTGGAGACAGCCCATGTTCTTCAGGATGCGGGACTGAGCAAACAACTGGAGATCTTTGCACCCCTGGCTCCTGGGGGCGATTTTCGTCTGTTCCAAGATTGGCTGAACGAACAGGAACCCAAGAGTACGGCAGCACTGGTCGGACATCGCCCTGACTTGGGGCTTTGGGTAGAACAGTTGGTGTATGGTCAGGCTTCCGGCAAACTGGTCCTCAAAAAGTCCGGGGTCGCCCGCGTGCTGTGGGAGCCAGATCAGGCCGAACTCCTATGGCTTCTTACACCGGGTTTGATGGAAGCTTAG
- a CDS encoding glycosyltransferase family 9 protein, which translates to MARVLALSPGGIGDQVLFFPTLAGLKAWRADLEIDVLVEPRSLGAYALCPSVQRTTAFNFKGNPSLAEWVDLIGSIRERNYDAILSLGRSPGVAFLLWLTGIRMRVGYGGTPLANTLLTHPVPLRQDQYAAAMYHDLLKGFGIDKPCPLPQIRLRPADLVWCEELFRLKGLNPQRLILLHPGASQLARQKGIAKVYPVQKWGAVLSELLQKMPQQQLAVASGPDDQELVQALQRQVGDAAVFLSPPDVGKLAALISHTAMLLCVDSAPMHLAVATGRPLVALFGPTDPQRLVPPDPRFVALKNSFVENISPQQVVQAVMQPFSTAAVN; encoded by the coding sequence ATGGCACGCGTTCTTGCCCTCAGTCCCGGTGGCATCGGCGACCAGGTTTTGTTCTTTCCGACCCTGGCCGGCCTCAAAGCTTGGCGTGCAGACCTGGAAATCGATGTGCTGGTCGAGCCGCGCTCCCTTGGTGCCTATGCCCTGTGCCCCAGCGTGCAGCGCACCACAGCCTTCAATTTCAAAGGTAATCCTTCACTTGCGGAGTGGGTGGACCTCATTGGCTCGATTCGGGAACGCAACTACGACGCAATTCTCTCGCTCGGACGTTCTCCCGGTGTAGCCTTTCTGCTGTGGCTTACGGGAATTCGGATGCGGGTTGGCTATGGAGGGACGCCACTCGCCAATACCCTGCTCACCCATCCCGTGCCCCTGCGTCAGGACCAGTATGCGGCGGCTATGTACCACGACCTGCTCAAGGGCTTCGGCATCGACAAACCCTGCCCGCTCCCACAAATCCGGCTCCGACCCGCCGACCTCGTCTGGTGTGAGGAACTATTTCGTCTCAAGGGGCTCAATCCCCAACGGTTGATCCTTCTTCACCCCGGTGCAAGTCAACTCGCCCGCCAAAAAGGCATCGCCAAGGTCTACCCAGTCCAAAAATGGGGGGCTGTCCTCAGCGAACTCCTCCAAAAAATGCCCCAGCAGCAATTGGCTGTCGCCAGCGGTCCCGACGACCAGGAACTTGTACAAGCCCTACAACGCCAAGTTGGGGATGCAGCAGTTTTCCTCAGCCCGCCCGATGTAGGTAAACTAGCCGCCCTCATCAGCCATACAGCCATGCTCTTGTGTGTGGACAGTGCCCCGATGCACTTGGCTGTTGCCACAGGCCGTCCCTTGGTCGCTCTCTTTGGCCCAACAGACCCCCAACGCCTCGTGCCACCTGATCCCCGCTTCGTTGCGCTTAAAAATTCTTTTGTCGAAAATATCAGCCCCCAGCAAGTTGTCCAGGCCGTGATGCAGCCGTTCAGCACCGCTGCGGTCAATTAG
- a CDS encoding DUF5340 family protein — translation MQHMPVPAPILYETLLALLEQQTMDRATREDPKSVSQVQEVIRTLRKALALQKQMEEHWTTQGFLIDHRWS, via the coding sequence ATGCAGCACATGCCTGTCCCCGCCCCCATCCTCTACGAAACCTTGCTCGCTCTGTTGGAGCAACAGACTATGGACCGGGCGACCCGCGAAGACCCCAAGAGCGTCTCTCAGGTACAAGAGGTGATTCGGACCCTACGTAAGGCGCTTGCCCTCCAGAAACAAATGGAAGAGCATTGGACAACCCAGGGTTTTCTCATTGACCACCGTTGGTCCTAG
- the trpC gene encoding indole-3-glycerol phosphate synthase TrpC — protein sequence MLIRRRPETAPIAVEALTFQLRTGSDQPQNILEAIVWNKEVEVAQWRERLPLAALKKEVAQAPSPRPFVAALQAAPLALIAEVKKASPSKGILREPFDPVTLAQDYVTGGACCLSVLTDTKFFAGSYENLTQIQQAVSVPLLCKEFILYPYQIYLARARGADAILLIVALHTDQDLAYLHRIARALGLAVLVEVHTLEEMDRALKLEGLELLGINNRNLFDFTVDLQTTVTLIQERRARLDPILVIAESGLRTHADLVTLKGSGCTGFLVGETLVRAPETVQAVRHLLGVL from the coding sequence ATGCTCATTCGTCGTCGCCCTGAAACTGCTCCTATCGCTGTCGAAGCCTTGACTTTTCAGCTACGCACGGGATCAGACCAGCCCCAGAACATCCTGGAGGCCATTGTCTGGAACAAAGAAGTGGAGGTAGCGCAATGGCGAGAGCGGTTACCCCTCGCCGCCCTCAAAAAAGAAGTCGCCCAAGCTCCCTCCCCCCGCCCCTTCGTCGCAGCCCTCCAAGCCGCTCCCCTAGCGCTGATCGCCGAAGTGAAAAAAGCCTCGCCCAGCAAAGGAATCCTGAGGGAACCCTTCGACCCGGTCACCCTCGCCCAGGACTATGTGACGGGAGGGGCTTGTTGTCTATCGGTCCTGACCGATACCAAGTTTTTTGCCGGGAGCTACGAAAATTTGACCCAAATCCAGCAGGCAGTCTCCGTTCCTTTGCTGTGTAAAGAATTTATTTTGTATCCCTACCAGATCTATTTGGCGCGGGCACGGGGGGCAGATGCCATTCTCCTGATTGTCGCGCTGCATACTGACCAAGACCTCGCCTACCTCCACCGCATCGCCCGAGCGTTAGGTCTTGCCGTCCTCGTCGAAGTCCACACCCTTGAAGAAATGGACCGGGCTTTGAAGCTAGAAGGACTGGAACTCCTCGGGATCAACAACCGCAACCTCTTCGATTTCACGGTAGACCTCCAGACCACCGTCACCTTGATCCAGGAGCGTCGTGCTCGCCTCGACCCGATCCTGGTCATCGCTGAATCTGGCCTGCGGACCCATGCGGACCTCGTCACCCTCAAGGGCTCAGGTTGCACCGGCTTTCTCGTCGGAGAGACCCTTGTCCGTGCTCCAGAAACCGTTCAGGCCGTCCGCCACCTATTGGGAGTTCTCTGA